A DNA window from Betaproteobacteria bacterium contains the following coding sequences:
- the bamC gene encoding outer membrane protein assembly factor BamC: protein MKPIRTAAVILAIAAALGVSGCKTSLFEGKKIDYKSANKTRPLEVPPDLTQPNVDERYVVPDVNPGGTATYSDYARDRGNQPATTPAAEGVLPAGENVRVERSGTQRWIVARGDPAQLWPTVKDFWQENGFVIAQENPSAGTMETDWAEDRAKIPQDGVRSILGK, encoded by the coding sequence ATGAAACCGATACGCACCGCGGCGGTGATTCTTGCCATAGCCGCGGCCCTCGGAGTGTCCGGCTGCAAGACCTCGCTCTTCGAGGGCAAGAAGATCGACTACAAGTCGGCGAACAAGACACGCCCGCTGGAGGTGCCGCCGGACCTCACGCAGCCGAACGTCGACGAGCGCTACGTCGTGCCCGACGTGAATCCGGGCGGCACGGCCACCTATTCCGATTACGCGCGCGATCGCGGCAATCAGCCGGCGACCACACCCGCTGCCGAAGGCGTCCTGCCGGCCGGCGAGAACGTGCGTGTCGAGCGTTCCGGCACGCAGCGCTGGATCGTGGCGCGCGGCGATCCCGCGCAGCTGTGGCCGACGGTGAAGGATTTCTGGCAGGAGAACGGTTTCGTCATCGCCCAGGAAAACCCCAGCGCCGGGACCATGGAAACGGACTGGGCCGAGGATCGCGCCAAGATCCCGCAGGACGGCGTGCGTTCGATCCTCGGCAAGTT